The proteins below come from a single Micromonospora citrea genomic window:
- the pseB gene encoding UDP-N-acetylglucosamine 4,6-dehydratase (inverting), producing the protein MSELNGSSILITGGTGSFGRTFLRHVLAEADPARVVVFSRDELKQYELRQQLGDDPRLRWFIGDVRDRHRLTRAMHGVDHVVHAAALKQVDTAEYNPSEFIATNITGSQHVVDAAIEAGVKKVIALSTDKASSPINLYGATKLVGDKLFISANHYAAQHPTRFAVVRYGNVVGSRGSVVPLFRRLAAEGRSLPVTDKRMTRFWITLEQAVQFVMDSFDQMQGGELFVPRIPSMRILDLVEAVAPDATTHEVGIRPGEKLHEEMIAPDDSRRTLRAKDRFIVQPTIATWGYQPPVGCEPVPDGFAYQSDSNDEWLSVQRLRDMLGVTA; encoded by the coding sequence TTGAGCGAGTTGAATGGGTCTTCCATTCTGATCACGGGTGGGACCGGTTCCTTCGGCAGGACCTTCCTCCGTCACGTCCTCGCCGAGGCGGACCCGGCCCGGGTGGTGGTGTTCTCCCGCGACGAACTCAAGCAGTACGAGCTGCGCCAGCAGCTCGGCGACGACCCGCGGCTGCGCTGGTTCATCGGTGACGTCCGGGACCGGCACCGGCTCACCCGCGCGATGCACGGGGTCGACCACGTGGTGCACGCCGCCGCGCTCAAGCAGGTGGACACCGCCGAGTACAACCCGTCGGAGTTCATCGCCACCAACATCACCGGCTCGCAGCACGTGGTCGACGCGGCGATCGAGGCCGGCGTCAAGAAGGTCATCGCCCTCTCCACCGACAAGGCGTCCAGCCCGATCAACCTGTACGGCGCGACGAAGCTGGTCGGCGACAAGCTGTTCATCTCGGCCAACCACTACGCCGCGCAGCACCCGACCCGGTTCGCGGTCGTCCGCTACGGCAACGTGGTCGGCAGCCGCGGCTCCGTGGTCCCGCTGTTCCGCCGGCTGGCCGCCGAGGGCAGGAGCCTGCCGGTCACCGACAAGCGGATGACCCGGTTCTGGATCACGCTGGAGCAGGCCGTCCAGTTCGTCATGGACTCGTTCGACCAGATGCAGGGCGGCGAGCTGTTCGTTCCGCGGATCCCGAGCATGCGCATCCTCGACCTGGTCGAGGCGGTCGCCCCCGACGCCACCACGCACGAGGTCGGCATCCGCCCCGGCGAGAAGCTGCACGAGGAGATGATCGCGCCGGACGACAGCCGCCGGACCCTGCGCGCGAAGGACCGGTTCATCGTGCAGCCGACCATCGCCACCTGGGGATACCAGCCGCCCGTCGGCTGCGAGCCGGTGCCGGACGGGTTCGCGTACCAGTCGGACAGCAACGACGAGTGGCTCAGCGTCCAGCGGCTGCGCGACATGCTCGGCGTCACCGCATGA
- a CDS encoding DegT/DnrJ/EryC1/StrS family aminotransferase: MTGLLPYGRQSVTDDDVAAVVAALRSDWLTTGPQVDGFEADLARWTGGAGCAAVSNGTAALHVAYAAAGVGPGDEVIVPPMTFVATASSAVALGAKIVFADVEDETFTLDPAAVAAATTGRTRVVSAVDYAGHPADYDALRAATAGTDALLLADAAHSIGATYRGRPVGSLADLTTFSFFPTKNLTTAEGGAVAATDPHLLKRARRFRNIGLVRERDEQRWPDEGGWHQEVHEFGLNYRLPDVLCALGRSQLRRLGDFLAARARLVARYDEALADLPGVLTPGRRSWAAPAWHLYPIRVLDGRRREVYDRMRAAGIGVQVNYIPVHWHPAFADLGYRRGSCPVAESFYAQQLSLPLFPDLTEADQDRVVDALGTALRAATARSAA, from the coding sequence ATGACGGGGCTGCTCCCGTACGGCCGGCAGTCGGTCACCGACGACGACGTCGCCGCCGTGGTCGCGGCCCTGCGCAGCGACTGGCTCACCACCGGCCCGCAGGTCGACGGCTTCGAGGCCGACCTGGCGCGCTGGACCGGCGGCGCCGGCTGCGCGGCGGTCTCCAACGGCACCGCGGCGCTGCACGTGGCGTACGCGGCGGCCGGCGTCGGCCCCGGCGACGAGGTGATCGTGCCGCCGATGACGTTCGTGGCGACCGCCAGCAGCGCGGTCGCCCTCGGCGCGAAGATCGTCTTCGCCGACGTCGAGGACGAGACGTTCACCCTCGACCCGGCGGCGGTCGCGGCGGCGACGACCGGCCGGACCCGCGTGGTGTCCGCGGTGGACTACGCCGGCCACCCCGCCGACTACGACGCGCTGCGGGCCGCGACGGCCGGCACGGACGCCCTGCTGCTCGCCGACGCCGCGCACTCGATCGGCGCCACCTACCGGGGGCGGCCGGTCGGCTCGCTGGCCGACCTGACGACGTTCTCGTTCTTCCCGACCAAGAACCTCACCACCGCCGAGGGCGGCGCGGTCGCCGCCACCGACCCGCACCTGCTCAAGCGGGCCCGCCGGTTCCGCAACATCGGCCTGGTGCGGGAGCGCGACGAGCAGCGCTGGCCCGACGAGGGCGGCTGGCACCAGGAGGTGCACGAGTTCGGGCTCAACTACCGGCTGCCCGACGTGCTCTGCGCGCTGGGCCGCAGCCAGTTGCGCCGGCTCGGCGACTTCCTCGCCGCGCGGGCCCGCCTGGTCGCCCGCTACGACGAGGCGCTGGCCGACCTGCCGGGCGTGCTGACCCCGGGCCGACGGTCCTGGGCCGCCCCGGCGTGGCACCTCTACCCGATCCGGGTGCTCGACGGGCGGCGCCGCGAGGTGTACGACCGGATGCGCGCAGCCGGCATCGGGGTGCAGGTCAACTACATCCCGGTGCACTGGCACCCGGCCTTCGCCGACCTGGGCTACCGGCGCGGCTCCTGCCCGGTGGCCGAGTCGTTCTACGCCCAGCAGCTGTCCCTGCCGCTCTTCCCGGACCTCACCGAGGCCGACCAGGACCGCGTCGTCGACGCCCTCGGCACGGCGCTGCGCGCCGCCACGGCGCGATCCGCCGCCTGA